The Campylobacter sp. MIT 99-7217 genome contains the following window.
ACAACAACACAAGGGTGCAACCACAACACCTCAAGATCAAATTGATGCTCTAAAGTCTCTTACTATGACTCAGCAAGAAACGATCAGAAAGCTAAAAGCTGCTTTGGATCAAAATGAAAATCAAGTTGCCTTAAATCTTCCTGCAAAAGTGCAGTTTGCAAGAGGTAGTGCGGAAATAGCTACTGCTGATATTCAAGATTTTTTAAAATACATGGCTGATTTTTCTATGCAACTTCCTCCACAAGTTCAAATAGAAATAAGAGGTTTTACAGATAATAGCGACTCAGCTCTAAGAAGCTATGAACTTGCTTTTCAAAGGGCTGAAGCTGTAGGAAAATTTTTTATAGAAAAAGGTGTCGATGTGAAAAATATCAGCCTCAAAAGCTATGGTTTAAATGAGCCTATCAATGGCGATGCAAGTTCTTTAGAAAATAACCGAGTTGAAATTTATTACAAGGTTGATATAACTGATGAAAATGCTCAAAAATCAGTACTTGAAAGCATACAAAACTTTAATCCAAATGTTCAATGAAAAGATAAAAAGAGATGAAAGAAATTGAAGTTTGCTAAAAAGCAAACTTCATAAATTTAAGAAAATTGAGGTTTGATTTGAGCTACCCAGGCATCAATTCTGCTTTCAGTTTGATCTTCTTGGTTGTCGTTGTCAAGTGCTAAGCCTATAAATTTACCATCAACTACAGCTTCGCTTTCTTCGTATTCATATCCATCGGTTGAGATTTCGCCCACTAAAGTAGCTCCTGCTTCTTTTAGTTTTTCGGCTAATTTACCCATTCCAGAGCAATAACTATCAGAATAACTTTGGCTATCTCCCATACCAAAAACAGCTACAGTTTTTCCGCTAAGTTTTAAACCAGAAAAATCAAACGCATCCCAATCATCTTGCAAATCTCCACTTCCCCAAGTCGAAGTACCACAAATAAGCTTATCATATGAGTTTAACTTATCTGCATCAACATCTGCAACATTTAAAACTTCGCTAATGCCTAGTTTTTCAGCAATCGTATTTGCCGCACCTTCTGTGTTGCCCATAGCACTTCCATAAACTACTGCTACTGACATAAAATCTCCTTTTTATTGAAATCATTTGCGTGTCTATCCTTAAAAATAAGAATAGAAAGTCCTAATTTTAACATAAAGATATTAATAAAAATCCTTAAAAATTTATTTGCCCGAACCTTCGCAAGAAAAATTTTTTGATAAATTAAACACCTTACAATACTCAGAATACACGCAACTCACACTTCTTTTAGCACAAACTAAGGGGATATTTCTTTTCTTAGCTTCGCCTTTAATCTTTTTCATTGTATTGTGATTTAAAAAGCTTGTTAGCATCACAACGCATTTGGTATCTTGTGGTATGGGCTTGCGATTAACTCTATTTTCATTTCTTGCATCCCAATGTTCGACTTTTTTAGCACCCAAATCATGTAAAACCGCTTTAATAGGAGTGATTTCATCTGCACCTATGACTAAAACTGACATTATCGTTTCCTTAAGACAAATATTTTAATAATTGTTATTATAATATAAACAAACTTAATTTATTTTGAAAGTAATTATAAAAATATATTCATAATTAAAAAATAAAAATTAGAAATTTAATACAAAAATTATAAGTAAAATTAGCCTATATAACAAGCTATATAAAAAATTTAAGAAATACTTATCATGAAGATAAAACTTTTACATAAAAAGCTATTTATATAAAAGTTATTATCAAAAAAATACAAAATTTGAATTTTAAAAATACATTAAATATATTTTAATGATTGCGTTGCTTTAACACAGCAATGACATCATTTAAGCTTAGATCTAAATCCGCAAGCAAAACTTCTAAATGATAAAGCAAATCAGCCGCCTCATTTGCAAGCTCAAATTTATCCCTCACGCAAGCTGCTAGGGCTGTTTCAACGCCTTCTTCTCCTACTTTTTGTGCTATTCTTTTAGTGCCACTTTTAAAAAGCTTTGCAGTGTAAGAAGTGCTTTCATCTGCATTTTTACGCTCATTTATAAGCCTAGCTAGTCTTGCTAAAAAGACAAAATCAGCCTCTTTTGACACCTCCTCAAAGCATGAAATCGTCCCTGTATGACAAGTAACACCACAAGGCTTTGCCAAAATCAAAAGGCTATCTTTATCGCAGTCAAGCCCTAAATTTACGATATCCAAGAAATTCCCACTTTCCTCGCCCTTAAGCCAAAGCCTTTTTTTAGTGCGTGAGTAAAAAACCACGCGTTTTTTTTCAAAACTAGCCCTTAAAGCCTCCTCATTCATATAGCCAAGCATTAAGACCTCGCTACTTCTTATATCTTGCACGATGACAGGCAGAAGCTTATCTACCTTTTGCCAGTTGATTTCTCTTATTAATTCTTCTAAATTTATCTTTTCTAACACTGTCTTTCCTTAATAAATTTTTAAAAAAGTTTAAATTTAAAGAAGCATTTTAAAGCACAAGAAAAAAGCACTAAATTTAAGCTTTTTCTGTGTTTAGCTGGGCTTAGTTTTTTAAATTTAAACTAATTTTACTTCATTTAGCTAGTTTTAAACAGCCTCAAAGCCTCACATTTAAGCCATTTTCCTTTAAAAAAAGCTTAAGTTCTTTAATATCCAAAATCCTTTGATGAAAAATGGAAGCAGCTAAGCATGCATCAACTCCTATATTAAAAGCTTCTAAAAAATGCTTTTTAGTCCCAGCTCCTCCACTTGCTACAAGGGGGATCTTGCAAAGCTTTCTCACAGCTTTTAATTGCTCTAAATCATAGCCTTTTTTAACCCCGTCATTATTCATCATATTTAGCACTATTTCACCAGCCCCTCTTTCTTGCACCTCTTTGACCCACTCAAGCGTGAATTTACCACTATGAGCCGAGGTCTTGCTATCGCCTGTGAATTGATAGACCTTTAACCTCCCACTTTCATCTTTAAAGCTGTCAATGCCAACAACCACGCATTGCACCCCAAAGCTTTTAGCTAGGCTTTCGATCAAAGAAGGATTTTGCAAGGCTGGGCTATTAATAGAAATCTTATCCGCCCCACTTGCCAAAAGCTCGCGTGCGTCATCTTCGCTTTTAATGCCACCAGCCACGCAAAAAGGAATGCTAATCTCACATGCGACCTTACTAACCCAAGCCCTTGAAATACGCTCTTTTTTCACACTTGCACTTATATCATAAAAAACAAGCTCATCAATGCCATTTTGCGAATAAAACTTAGCAAGCTCTACTATATCGCCCATATCCTTATGATTTTGAAATTTCACGCCCTTTACAACGCGGTTATCCTTTACATCTAAACAAGCAATTATTCTTTTTGTAAGCATTCAACCCCTTCCTTAGCACTAAAAACTCCGTCTAGCAGGGCCTTACCAACGATAATCCCGCTACAACTTCCCTTTAAGGCTTTCAAATCCTCAAGGCTATTTACGCCCCCACTTGCTTGGATACAAATGCCTGCAAAGATCTCATGAATGAGCGTGTAAAGTCGCACATTTGCCCCACTTAGCGTGCCATCTTTTGAAATATCCGTGCACAAAAGGTGTTTTAATCCAGCCTTTGCATAAAATTCAAGCAGCTCAAAAAGAGTAGTATCGCTTCTTTCTTGCCAAGCATTAGTGGCTACAAAATATTTATTTTTTTTTGGGATAACATCAAGGGCGAGCGTGATTTGACCGGAACCAAATTCCTTTAAAAGCTCCTTAGTAAACTCCTTATCCCTAAGAGCCAAAGAGCCTATGACAACGCGTTTTGCCCCAGCATTTAAAAGAGCTTTTATATCTTCTTTACTTCTAATGCCGCCACCCACTTGTAAATTTACGCTTACCTTAGAGCAAAGCTTCTTTATCAGCTCATTTTGCCTTTTTTCTGGCTCTTTTGCCCCACTAAGATCGACCAAATGAAGCCATTTTGCCCCTGCTTTTTCATACTCTTTAAATTTAGCCAAGGGCTCAAACTCATAAATTTTTTGATCCTCATAAGCCCCCTTAAAAAGCCTTACTACCTTGCCATTTATCAAATCAAGTGCTGGAATGAGCTTTGTTTCTAGCATTTTT
Protein-coding sequences here:
- the motB gene encoding flagellar motor protein MotB; protein product: MAKHKCPECPAGEKWAVPYADFLSLLLALFIALWAISESNPAKTEALKTEFIKIFDYTVTQTTEQESANQQQHKGATTTPQDQIDALKSLTMTQQETIRKLKAALDQNENQVALNLPAKVQFARGSAEIATADIQDFLKYMADFSMQLPPQVQIEIRGFTDNSDSALRSYELAFQRAEAVGKFFIEKGVDVKNISLKSYGLNEPINGDASSLENNRVEIYYKVDITDENAQKSVLESIQNFNPNVQ
- the fldA gene encoding flavodoxin FldA, which produces MSVAVVYGSAMGNTEGAANTIAEKLGISEVLNVADVDADKLNSYDKLICGTSTWGSGDLQDDWDAFDFSGLKLSGKTVAVFGMGDSQSYSDSYCSGMGKLAEKLKEAGATLVGEISTDGYEYEESEAVVDGKFIGLALDNDNQEDQTESRIDAWVAQIKPQFS
- a CDS encoding DUF2325 domain-containing protein, with the protein product MSVLVIGADEITPIKAVLHDLGAKKVEHWDARNENRVNRKPIPQDTKCVVMLTSFLNHNTMKKIKGEAKKRNIPLVCAKRSVSCVYSEYCKVFNLSKNFSCEGSGK
- the hisIE gene encoding bifunctional phosphoribosyl-AMP cyclohydrolase/phosphoribosyl-ATP diphosphatase HisIE, translated to MNLEELIREINWQKVDKLLPVIVQDIRSSEVLMLGYMNEEALRASFEKKRVVFYSRTKKRLWLKGEESGNFLDIVNLGLDCDKDSLLILAKPCGVTCHTGTISCFEEVSKEADFVFLARLARLINERKNADESTSYTAKLFKSGTKRIAQKVGEEGVETALAACVRDKFELANEAADLLYHLEVLLADLDLSLNDVIAVLKQRNH
- the hisF gene encoding imidazole glycerol phosphate synthase subunit HisF, with protein sequence MLTKRIIACLDVKDNRVVKGVKFQNHKDMGDIVELAKFYSQNGIDELVFYDISASVKKERISRAWVSKVACEISIPFCVAGGIKSEDDARELLASGADKISINSPALQNPSLIESLAKSFGVQCVVVGIDSFKDESGRLKVYQFTGDSKTSAHSGKFTLEWVKEVQERGAGEIVLNMMNNDGVKKGYDLEQLKAVRKLCKIPLVASGGAGTKKHFLEAFNIGVDACLAASIFHQRILDIKELKLFLKENGLNVRL
- the hisA gene encoding 1-(5-phosphoribosyl)-5-[(5-phosphoribosylamino)methylideneamino]imidazole-4-carboxamide isomerase; this translates as MLETKLIPALDLINGKVVRLFKGAYEDQKIYEFEPLAKFKEYEKAGAKWLHLVDLSGAKEPEKRQNELIKKLCSKVSVNLQVGGGIRSKEDIKALLNAGAKRVVIGSLALRDKEFTKELLKEFGSGQITLALDVIPKKNKYFVATNAWQERSDTTLFELLEFYAKAGLKHLLCTDISKDGTLSGANVRLYTLIHEIFAGICIQASGGVNSLEDLKALKGSCSGIIVGKALLDGVFSAKEGVECLQKE